In Bacillota bacterium, a genomic segment contains:
- a CDS encoding 2-oxoacid:ferredoxin oxidoreductase subunit beta (catalyzes the coenzyme A dependent formation of succinyl-CoA from 2-oxoglutarate and ferredoxin) yields the protein MATLEAFKTDEKAWWCPGCGDFGVLSALQKALADLDLEPEKVALVAGIGCSGKIGNYVNSYNLHVTHGRT from the coding sequence ATGGCCACGCTGGAAGCCTTCAAGACCGACGAGAAGGCCTGGTGGTGCCCGGGCTGCGGCGACTTCGGCGTCCTCTCGGCGCTGCAGAAGGCGCTGGCCGACCTCGACCTCGAGCCCGAGAAGGTGGCGCTGGTGGCCGGCATCGGCTGCTCGGGCAAGATCGGCAACTACGTCAACTCGTACAACCTGCACGTGACGCACGGCCGCAC